CCAGCAGCCATATACAGTATCCCAGAGAAGAACTCTTATTGGCCTGGGTTGAGTCACATGTCCATTCTTGGACAAAGCATGATGTCCAAGGAGACTCATTGCTGGCCAGAGCTGGGTTACATGCCCACTTCTGTGACTAAAGGTGTATGTGATATATGTGACTAATGAACTGTGATTAGCAGCTGGAGCCACACagagtggggagcagggagataatttatttatgtttttatagatttatttatttattttttactatatatGCCTGGCAGGTATTTGCcatatcaaaaaatatttgttacataAATGAATGGACCTATTAAGCTCACAAGACTCAGTTCCTCCCACTACGTTCCCTTTTAAATACCTCTCATTTGAAAGGACAGACACGATGGCTTTCTCACCATCCCCCAAATATGACAGCCATTCACAGCCTGTGCAGTCATTCCCTGAAGAAGCAGGAGTGTTGCTGCAAGAATGTTGAAGATGAGACTAGGCAAACAAAAGAAATGGTATCTGCAACACAGCTTCCTGTTTACTGGGGTCTGATCTACAGGGTGGTCTTCCTGCTCTGATTGTACTCAGTCAATTGGAAAGACATGTAAACCAACAAATAGCAGTTCAAAGAGGAGGTGTCTAGAGGGAAAGGTTCAAGGTGCCATGCCCAAAGGGCCCCACTTATCTTGGGGAAGACTGGAACCCCTTCTTAGAGAAGATGCCATAAAGAGTGAATTGGAGTTGGCAGGGAGTGTTGTGTGTagcactcaagaaatatttgttgagtgaatggatgaaagaAGGTTGAGATAGCATTTGAGGCAGAGTGATCAGTTTATGCAAAGGTACAGACTGTGAATGGCTGTCATATTTGCGGAATGGCGAGAAAGTCATTGTGTCTGTCCTTTCAAATGAGAGGTATTTAGAAGGGAGGGTAGTGGGAGGAACTGAGTCTTGTGAGCCTACTATGTCCATTCATTtatgtaacaaatattttttgatatgGCAAATACCTGCCAGGcacatgtaattaaaaaaaaataatacatttaaaacaatgagattGAATTTTATTTGGTATGTGAGAAGgaagagtcatgtgatcagatttgaattttagaaaattctggcatccatatgtaaatatatctttCCAAGGAAAGGGaagatatttattcattcacttttaccatttatttattccacTCTGGCTTGCTCATGTCTCTGAGTCTTTTGACTGTTTTTTACTATTAACCATGATAGCTGTGATGTTTCTGTTCATTCAGTGAGGGCTGTCACTTTCTTCCCAGAGCCAGCCTAGCTATGGATTAGTATTATCTCCGCAGGCCTTGGCAGGGGTGAAGTGCTCTGTCACAGAAGGTTCCTGCCATCATAGAAACTCTTTCTAGTCCAGGTGTATGTCCTGCTCCTACCGATGCGGTACCCAGAATTCCACTGTACTCCTCCAGTTTCTGCTGGTACATCATGGGGTCTTGTGGCAATATTAAGGTTTTATCTCTTTGCTTGTTAGAAGATCCTATACTTCATTAGGATTTTGTTTTGACTTGGTCCTAGTTAGTCCTTAGTCCTTGTCTGGTGGGCAGGAGGTTGGAATAGATCaagaatgctgtgtgtgtgtgtgtgtgtgtgtgtgtgtgtgtgtgcacacgcgcgcCTGTGATCTTGTAAGGCAGAAGttcctttataatttttaagaaagggAGGTCTGTCACTACTGATGACGTAtttaaagtcatttaaaagtCAAACGGATAAACTGTGGCTCAGGCATCCAAAATAGAGCCATGGATAGATATGGCCATTATGGATATGGTTTCAGACTTGTTTCTGCATCAGtgagaacttgaattttctgaaCTGTTTCAAATTCAAGGACACCAGCAGCCATTCTCAAAACAATTATCTGCGTCCAGCTGCAACCTTATGGTCTGTCTTGAGGTCTCCTCTCATTACTGGGTGACCAGTGCTTGTTTAACAAGCATCCTTACTTCTAGCCAGCTCTTGACAAACAGTTTATGAAATTTTGCAGTTTTTGCCTGTGTAAGTCTCCTCCATTTTGTAGTCCAGTGGAACACAATTTAAGTGCTTCTTGAATCTCTGTCTCCTGGGCTAGAGTCcttggctcaaataaaactttCTTCTATTCCTTATCATAGATTGTTTAGTGACTATTTGCATTGACACTAGCGTTTAACAGGGAGGAGTGAACCACTTATGCAGGCCCAGATGTCTCAGGAAagccttagaatttaagatttttaatgttttaacttAGATATCACCACCCCCTATCTTACATTCCCATTCCATCAGAATCAGAATCAAAGCCCTGACTTTGGAGTACTGAATGGCTACATGTTGAGAATACAGCCTCTCCTGGGGCTTTGCTGCTCTTAAATTAAGTTCTGGATTGGATGCTAAATTTTTCTTGCCTTCTGGTTGTGAAAGATGAGAGTCTGTATATAGCTTAAGGAGGTCCCCGACTTGCACAATTACACTTTAATTGGTGATCAATCACAATCACTCTCAGGAGTTTATTGTCTTTCCCCCAAGTATCTATTGATCCCATCATGCATCCAGATGTCTGCTATGCTGCATCAGCCCTACTTCCCTTGCGTGGTACACAGGCCCAGAGCTCCATAGGTGAGAGTTCTgacagctgctctgctgcctgtgcCAGCTTCTGTGCTTCCCCCAGTGAGGTGGTCCTTATGGCCAGCAGGTCAGCTGTTCATCTATATGAAATCCCTCCcaagagagtttgggatggacatgtacacactgttgtGTTTAAAATGGACCTACCGTAGAACACAGgtaattctgctcaatgttatgtggcagcctggatggcgggggtgggtggagaagaggggagaatagatacatgtgtatgtatggctgagtggaacacctgggttcaatccctgggttgggaagatctcctggaggagagcatggcaacccactccagtattcttgcctggagaacccacatggagcctggtgggctacagtccatgaggttgccaagagttgaacatgactgagctactaagcacagcacacagcaatataaaaggggcttcccaagtggctcagtgctaaagaatccacctgccagtgcaggagattcaggaaacTCCGAGTTCAATCTCTGTTGGGAtgacaccctggaggaggaaatggcaacccactccagtattcttgcctgggaaataaagtttgaaaaaaaaaaagatcccttcCCAGGTAGGATTATATTTATGgtccttaaatattttatttaagtgaGAGACCCTTCACAATTCCAAAGACTTCTAGCAGAGAAATCATAAAGTCTGAATTACTGATAGCACTTTTTTCACATGTAGTCATTTTGTGACTTTATTATTTCTAACAAAGCCTgaattattataaaaaaagaacaaagacgTACTTTATATCATTCCTTAGCTGTTACAAATAATCTTGTGTActcttccttatttttatatacatttccttattttctgtcatTGTTCAGTTTTAAAGATGTGGGCACAGAGGCTTTTAGAAATGAAGTGAATTATTCCACAAGTCCACACTTGAGTTTCCTAAAGGCTCTGACCTTTCCAAATCCTACAAGACCTTGGACTTATTTATGATCTCTTGCAGTCATATCTTTCTGTGTTGTTGGGAGTTGTCCTTATAGACATGCCTGAACCGGCTAAGTCTGCTCCTGCCCCTAAAAAGGGCTctaaaaaagctgtgaccaaggcccagaagaaggaCGGCAAGAAGCGCAAGTGCAGCCGCAAGGAGAGCTACCACGTGTACAtgtacaaggtgctgaagcaagtCCATCCGGACACCGGCATCTCGTCCAAGGCCAtgggaatcatgaactccttcgtcAACGCCATTTTTGAGCAAATCGCTGGCGAGGCATCACGCCTGGCGCATTACAACAAACGCTCgactatcacatccagggagatccagactgCCTTGAGCTTGttgctacctggggagctggccaagcacgctgtgtccgagggcactaaggctgtcaccaagtataccagctccaagtaaatataatatgcctaaaccgctgttaacggagaaggcaatggcaccccactccagtactcttgcctggaaaatcccatggacagagggcctggtgggctgtagtccacggggtcgctaagagtcggacacgactgagcaacgtcactttcacttgcagccatatggccttccctggtggctcagatggtaaaggatctgcttgcaatgtaggagacctgggtttaatccctgggtggagaagatctcctggagaagggaatggctactccagtattcttacagcCAGATAATTTAGCAGTGTATCTATAATTCAGGAGCCAAAGGGgagtgggaaggggagaggagagagtgtGAGCCTTTTTGAAATGAATCCAATTACATGctgtaaaagaaaagaagcctCATTTTGCCTTGGGCAATGAAATACCTTGGACCCAGGCTGGATGTAGGCAGGGGGGGAAAAGACCAAAGGGATGTGAAGAATTCAAGAGATTTACCCCGGGGGTAGGGAAGCGATCCTGCTGAAATGGCACTGAAAACCACATTTGTTCTGGGAGCCTGAGACCAGGAAAGACAGAGACGTTTTCTTGGAAAATGTTCAGACAAAGAGTCAGGAAAATGATTGAGGGGGTTGGAGGCACTGACTCAGGAGGGCAGGTAAGGGAATGAAATAGGTTCACCTTGGCTTAGAGACAACAAAGATAGGCCTTGATAACCATCTGCAATTATTTGGATATATAAATACCAGGGAAGCTAAAGGGCTACTTGGGGTAGAACAAGGAAAGTATAATTACCTGATAATTAAGGTAATGAAAAGTAACCTGAATATGAAACAATTCCTATTTACAACAAAGTTCATGACATTCTATTATGGACTCTGTGGCTTTCAAGAATCAATTTTACCAAAGATAGAAACTGTAGAACATAGTTTATTAACTCCAAAGAGAATCTGGTTTTAATGCTATAAAttgtattgttattgtttagtctctcagtcgtgtccaactcttcgagaccccatggactgcagcccaccaggctcctctgtccacgggatttcccagacaagagtactggactgggttgccatttcctcccccaagagatcttcccagcccagggatcgaacctgtgtctgcactggcaggcggattcttttaacCGCTGAACCGCGAGGGCAGCCCCCAATTGCATTGTACCTGAATGTAActattatataaaagaaaaaaaaaaaaaaattctacagggTTGCACTAAGCAGATGACATGGTTATTCAGGTGGTTGCCAAAGACACCCTTTTTGCCATTTATTCTTGATCCGTGAAGTGATCCTAGGTGACAGGAAGGCACAGGATGTCCTCTCCAGCAGGGAGGTTCAGTGACCTAAGGAGTGGTTGACTCCTTAGCcctgggtgggcagggctgttGTTTCTTCTAAGCGCCATGAATAAGCAACTATGAAGAAGGAACTATGCCTTGTCAAACCATGCTGTATCCTTGAAGGTAACCTTTAACCTACACCTTCAGATTTGGTCCTTGACATCTGCTATTTTAAAGTGCAGTCTTTACCTCTTTGTGCATTGTATGCTGTTTTTTATAAATTGGTTACAAAATTCTCATATGTTGTGAATATTGGCATCTCTTAACtattactttggagaaggcaatggcaccccactccagtacttttgcctggaaaatccacggacggaggagcctggtaggctgcagtccatggggttgctaagagtcagacatgattgagcgacttcactttcactttccactttaatgcattggagaaggaaatggcaagccactccagtgttcttgcctggagaatcccagggacgggggagcttggtgggtcgccgtctatggggtcgcacagagtcggacacgactgaagcgacttagcagcagcagcagcagcagcaactattacTTACATTTTGAGATGGTGTATAGAATTTCTGATACATGCTTATTTTCACCCATACACAGATACGGATTGATTTGTTTTTGAGAGGAATTTGAGTCCAACAGTATATCTCAAACTTTTTGCAGTAGAagagtagttttgttttgttttttaattttcaaatttttgtggATGGATGCTTTTTAGAATACGGTAAAATTAATTGTGAGAAATGAAATTGAAACTCTCAAGATCTAAAATACAAAccctaattgattttttttttttttgtaaattgaatGAATTTTGTAAATTGTTACAAAGTTTCTAAACACTCTCAGTCCTGTGTTCCACAGAATCCCCTGGAGTTCTACATTCAATTCTGTCATTTCCTAATCATGTTGCCTGTGGCAGCTCATTGACCCACCCAGGGCATGAGTTTTCTAACTCCTGAAATGGATCTAATGGCTCCTGTCCTTTCACTCTGGGCCTGGTGAAGGCCTtggggcaggaagggaggaaaCTTGGTTTGTAACTAGTGAGGTGCTAATTGCATCTTATAGACCACATGGGTGAAATGGTTCCTGTGTGATGTGCTTGagatagtttttatttctttttgcaaagaagtgactttttcattgagttaaatcttttacatttaaggaattttcttaaattcaaaACTACTTAATTTTGAATGCTTTTCCttaaggaatatatatatgtatgtatgtattttttgttttttacattaacTGGGCAGTGGAATCTTAAAGTCAGGGAGCCATTGGTATAGATCTCAAGAAGTTATGTGTGTTAGGGTAATATTCAGAAACTTTCAATCATACATATGGGCCTCTTGCCCCAGATTCTGATGTATCCTCTTCTCCCTGAGTGGAATATAGTTTTTCAAAGTTCATATGTTATTCCTCTTTCCTAAAATTTTGTGTCTTATAAGTACATGATAAAACATCAGAAGggtggacttcccttgtggttcagtggttaagaatctgcctgccagtgcaggggacatgggttcaatcactggtcagggaaaaTTCCCCAAGTCGTGGGGACAGCTAAGCCCACATgttgcagctgctgaagcccacacgccctagagcttatgctctgcaactagagaagccactacagtgagaagcccacacaccacacctagacagtagctcctgctcactactactagagaaaacccaagcacagcaaggaagacccagtgcagtgataaataaatagagagagagagatactgtCTACAGCTGATAAAACAAAAAGATGTCTATGAAGAAACATCAGAAGGGCAGAAGGATGGGACGTGATTGTACGGGTTCAAATAATCTTGGAGGACATTCAACTATGAACCCATTTTGATATTTCACCCACTCAGCAGCATAGAACAAGATGTTTGTGAGCATGGAATGTCAGGGAACACTGCCTgtctttaatataatttaatatcttAGCacaagttgttcagtcactaagtcatgtctgactccttgtgaccccatgaactgtagccctccaggctcctctgtcccacgcgatttcccaggcaggactactggagtgacttgccatttccttctctaggggatcttcccgacccagggatcaaaccctgtttcctgcattgacaggtagattctttattgctgagccaccagggaagccctaggagccATCACATTTTTGTGATCAGTCATTCCACTCAGCAGGAGTGTGAGTGACTTGATATGGTAGCTTTTCATGAATGTAGGTCTGAGGAACACTTATAGGATTAAAATCGAAAGACTAGTTTCTAGCAGCATTGTTTaaaacagccaaaaggtggaagcagcccAAGTGCCtagtgatggatgaatggataaatgtgatacatatatacaacttaatatttttcagctttaaaaaggaaagaaattctggcACATATGCAGCGTGTATGAGCACTGAGGACCctatgctaggtgaaataaaccagacacaaaaagacaaatactgtatcataCTACTCATATGAAGTACCTAGAGAAGCCAGGTTAATAGATTGAAAGTAGGATGGTGATTGTCAGGGCCTGGGGGGTGGAGGGAGTTGTTTAGTGGGTACAGAagtagagtttcagtttttttttttgaaagattaaGAGTTCTGAGGATTGGTTGTATATCGGTGTGAGTGTGCTTAATACTGAGCTGCACATTTAAAAATGCCTAAAATGGTACAGGTTATATTATattaatcttccctggtggctcagatggtaaagcatctgcctacaatgcgggagacccagattcaatccctgggttgggaagatctcctggagaaggaaatggcaatccactccggtactcttgccttgaaaatcccatggatggagtgttgtaggctacagtccatggcgtcacaaagagtcggacacgactgagcgactctactttcactttatatTGTATTTTACCACCATTTTCAAAAAAACTGATAAATCctaggaaattaaaaattactgtGGTCTCCAAATCTTTTTCTCTCTAATTTATGACCATATATGGTCCATTGCATGATTCTTGAGATGTAATAGCCTTGgtgttgggcttctctggtggctcagacagtaaacaatccgcctgcaatgtgggagacctgggttcaacccctgggttgagaagattccctttAGGAGGGaatgggctgccgtcaatgggattgcaaagagtcagacctgacagagcaactaagcagagcacagcacaacCTTAGTATTAGGACATAGGACATAGGAATATAATCTGTACATCCAGAAATGTTATCTCTCCAAATGACCCTCTCCAAATGACCATCATCAAGATATAAGTAAGGTTTTATGGACAGGTTAAAAGGGACTGCTGGTACTTACCTGTTTGCTGGAACACATAATGTGTACGTTGCTTTTCTCT
The sequence above is drawn from the Bos javanicus breed banteng chromosome 12, ARS-OSU_banteng_1.0, whole genome shotgun sequence genome and encodes:
- the LOC133258030 gene encoding histone H2B type 1-K-like: MPEPAKSAPAPKKGSKKAVTKAQKKDGKKRKCSRKESYHVYMYKVLKQVHPDTGISSKAMGIMNSFVNAIFEQIAGEASRLAHYNKRSTITSREIQTALSLLLPGELAKFGP